From the Streptomyces syringium genome, one window contains:
- a CDS encoding response regulator transcription factor — protein MTSVLVCDDSPLAREALRRAVATVPGVERVTTAANGEEVLRRWGADRSDLILMDVRMPGLGGVETVRRLLSADPGARIIMLTVAEDLDGVALAVAAGARGYLHKDASRAELRATVTQALADPTWRLAPRRLRSAEMGAAPTLTAREIQVLEGMSHGRSNAEIGRELFLSEDTVKTHARRLFKKLGASDRAHAVALGFRWGLVR, from the coding sequence ATGACATCCGTCCTCGTCTGCGACGACTCCCCGCTTGCCCGAGAAGCGCTCCGTCGTGCGGTGGCGACCGTGCCCGGCGTCGAGCGTGTGACGACGGCGGCCAACGGCGAGGAAGTCCTCCGCCGCTGGGGCGCCGATCGTTCGGACCTCATTCTGATGGACGTTCGGATGCCGGGGCTCGGCGGTGTGGAGACCGTGCGCCGGCTGCTCTCCGCCGACCCCGGGGCCCGGATCATCATGCTCACGGTGGCCGAGGACCTCGACGGGGTCGCGCTCGCGGTCGCCGCCGGGGCGCGCGGCTATCTGCACAAGGACGCCTCGCGCGCCGAGCTGCGGGCGACCGTGACCCAGGCGCTCGCCGACCCGACCTGGCGCCTCGCCCCCCGGCGGCTGCGCTCGGCGGAGATGGGCGCGGCGCCCACGCTCACCGCGCGGGAGATCCAAGTGCTCGAAGGTATGAGCCACGGTCGGTCCAACGCGGAGATCGGCCGTGAGCTGTTCCTCTCCGAGGACACGGTCAAGACCCACGCGCGGCGTCTGTTCAAGAAATTGGGCGCCTCGGACCGGGCGCACGCGGTGGCGCTCGGCTTCCGCTGGGGCCTGGTCCGCTAG